A portion of the Symphalangus syndactylus isolate Jambi chromosome 13, NHGRI_mSymSyn1-v2.1_pri, whole genome shotgun sequence genome contains these proteins:
- the LOC134732172 gene encoding MAP7 domain-containing protein 1-like: MPGSGKKQSEGFRNTQISSAVKLTPNHFWETTGIYCFEELWMLVMPNALKPPGCEAEAKGAKPAEPACTDPAPRSNRGASGPGQRGSRSPKAPRAATAGPGADERRKRVQRRRRRDHAPEGPGARGREGRQAARPQAGARWLSPQPGPARPPEKGGSGRLSGRASVEGEKGQGKDLLSPRDPAPGQLLPGGASLKDQRRLERRRRRRRRQQRRPALPTSPPPS; this comes from the exons ATGCCAGGGTCAGGAAAGAAACAATCAGAAGGGTTTAGGAACACCCAAATCTCCTCAGCGGTTAAACTGACCCCAAACCACTTCTGGGAAACCACCGGTATCTACTGCTTTGAGGAACTCTGGATGCTCGTTATGCCAAACGCTCTCAAA CCCCCGGGTTGTGAAGCGGAAGCCAAAGGGGCGAAACCAGCGGAGCCAGCGTGCACGGACCCTGCCCCGCGGTCCAACAGGGGTGCCTCCGGCCCGGGACAGCGGGGCTCCCGGAGCCCGAAAGCCCCACGAGCGGCGACAGCAGGGCCCGGCGCTGACGAGCGGAGGAAGCGGGTACAACGGCGCCGCCGTCGGGACCATGCCCCCGAGGGCCCCGGAGCGCGCGGCCGCGAGGGGCGGCAAGCGGCGAGGCCCCAAGCCGGGGCGAGATGGCTGTCCCCCCAGCCTGGCCCCGCACGGCCCCCCGAgaagggtgggagtgggaggcTGTCCGGGAGGGCGAGTGTGGAAGGAGAAAAGGGCCAAGGGAAGGACTTACTTTCCCCGCGGGACCCGGCGCCAGGACAGCTTCTCCCGGGAGGTGCGAGTTTGAAGGACCAGAGGCGACTGGagcggaggcggcggcggcggcggcggcagcagcggcgTCCGGCTCTGCCTACCTCCCCGCCGCCATCttga